Proteins found in one Zea mays cultivar B73 chromosome 1, Zm-B73-REFERENCE-NAM-5.0, whole genome shotgun sequence genomic segment:
- the LOC100272703 gene encoding putative FKBP-like peptidyl-prolyl cis-trans isomerase family protein isoform X6, with protein MMLLAKLGAPSVPGCVMDRRKLLLVPAISMAIASFQYTFVKGIAKAEFADMPALRGKDYGKTKMRYPDYTETESGLQYKDLRVGDGPSPKKGETVVVDWDGYTIGYYGRIFEARNKTKGGSFEGGDKDFFKFKVGSGQVIPAFEEAISGMAPGGVRRIIVPPDLGYPDNDYNKLGPKPTTFSGQRALDFVLRNQGLIDKTLLFDIELLKIIPNQ; from the exons GTTGTGTCATGGACAGAAGGAAACTGCTGTTGGTCCCTGCGATTAGTATGGCCATTGCCTCCTTTCAGTACACTTTTGTCAAGGGAATAGCAAAAGCTGAATTTGCTGATA TGCCTGCACTTCGCGGTAAAGATTATGGAAAGACAAAAATGCGGTATCCAGATTACACTGAAACGGAATCAGGCCTCCAGTACAAG GACTTGCGGGTTGGTGATGGCCCTTCTCCAAAAAAAGGGGAGACTGTTGTT GTTGATTGGGATGGCTATACAATTGGGTACTATGGTCGTATCTTTGAAGCTCGAAACAAGACCAAAGGAGGTTCATTTGAG GGTGGTGACAAAGACTTCTTCAAGTTCAAAGTTGGATCAGGACAG GTCATACCAGCTTTTGAGGAGGCTATATCAGGCATGGCCCCAGGAGGTGTTAGGAG GATCATTGTACCACCGGATCTTGGATACCCAGATAATGACTACAACAAGTTGGGTCCAAAACCAACGACATTCTCG GGACAAAGAGCTCTTGATTTTGTTCTACGTAATCAAGGCTTAATAGATAAAACTCTCCTGTTTGACATCGAGCTTCTCAAGATAATTCCAAATCAGTA
- the LOC100272703 gene encoding putative FKBP-like peptidyl-prolyl cis-trans isomerase family protein isoform X4, whose protein sequence is MMLLAKLGAPSVPGCVMDRRKLLLVPAISMAIASFQYTFVKGIAKAEFADMPALRGKDYGKTKMRYPDYTETESGLQYKDYFHGKIQDLRVGDGPSPKKGETVVVDWDGYTIGYYGRIFEARNKTKGGSFEGGDKDFFKFKVGSGQVIPAFEEAISGMAPGGVRRIIVPPDLGYPDNDYNKLGPKPTTFSGQRALDFVLRNQGLIDKTLLFDIELLKIIPNQ, encoded by the exons GTTGTGTCATGGACAGAAGGAAACTGCTGTTGGTCCCTGCGATTAGTATGGCCATTGCCTCCTTTCAGTACACTTTTGTCAAGGGAATAGCAAAAGCTGAATTTGCTGATA TGCCTGCACTTCGCGGTAAAGATTATGGAAAGACAAAAATGCGGTATCCAGATTACACTGAAACGGAATCAGGCCTCCAGTACAAG GATTATTTTCATGGCAAAATACAGGACTTGCGGGTTGGTGATGGCCCTTCTCCAAAAAAAGGGGAGACTGTTGTT GTTGATTGGGATGGCTATACAATTGGGTACTATGGTCGTATCTTTGAAGCTCGAAACAAGACCAAAGGAGGTTCATTTGAG GGTGGTGACAAAGACTTCTTCAAGTTCAAAGTTGGATCAGGACAG GTCATACCAGCTTTTGAGGAGGCTATATCAGGCATGGCCCCAGGAGGTGTTAGGAG GATCATTGTACCACCGGATCTTGGATACCCAGATAATGACTACAACAAGTTGGGTCCAAAACCAACGACATTCTCG GGACAAAGAGCTCTTGATTTTGTTCTACGTAATCAAGGCTTAATAGATAAAACTCTCCTGTTTGACATCGAGCTTCTCAAGATAATTCCAAATCAGTAG
- the LOC100272703 gene encoding putative FKBP-like peptidyl-prolyl cis-trans isomerase family protein isoform X5 — protein sequence MMLLAKLGAPSVPGCVMDRRKLLLVPAISMAIASFQYTFVKGIAKAEFADMPALRGKDYGKTKMRYPDYTETESGLQYKDLRVGDGPSPKKGETVVVDWDGYTIGYYGRIFEARNKTKGGSFEGGDKDFFKFKVGSGQVIPAFEEAISGMAPGGVRRIIVPPDLGYPDNDYNKLGPKPTTFSGQRALDFVLRNQGLIDKTLLFDIELLKIIPNQ from the exons GTTGTGTCATGGACAGAAGGAAACTGCTGTTGGTCCCTGCGATTAGTATGGCCATTGCCTCCTTTCAGTACACTTTTGTCAAGGGAATAGCAAAAGCTGAATTTGCTGATA TGCCTGCACTTCGCGGTAAAGATTATGGAAAGACAAAAATGCGGTATCCAGATTACACTGAAACGGAATCAGGCCTCCAGTACAAG GACTTGCGGGTTGGTGATGGCCCTTCTCCAAAAAAAGGGGAGACTGTTGTT GTTGATTGGGATGGCTATACAATTGGGTACTATGGTCGTATCTTTGAAGCTCGAAACAAGACCAAAGGAGGTTCATTTGAG GGTGGTGACAAAGACTTCTTCAAGTTCAAAGTTGGATCAGGACAG GTCATACCAGCTTTTGAGGAGGCTATATCAGGCATGGCCCCAGGAGGTGTTAGGAG GATCATTGTACCACCGGATCTTGGATACCCAGATAATGACTACAACAAGTTGGGTCCAAAACCAACGACATTCTCG GGACAAAGAGCTCTTGATTTTGTTCTACGTAATCAAGGCTTAATAGATAAAACTCTCCTGTTTGACATCGAGCTTCTCAAGATAATTCCAAATCAGTAG
- the LOC100272703 gene encoding putative FKBP-like peptidyl-prolyl cis-trans isomerase family protein isoform X7 — protein MDRRKLLLVPAISMAIASFQYTFVKGIAKAEFADMPALRGKDYGKTKMRYPDYTETESGLQYKDLRVGDGPSPKKGETVVVDWDGYTIGYYGRIFEARNKTKGGSFEGGDKDFFKFKVGSGQVIPAFEEAISGMAPGGVRRIIVPPDLGYPDNDYNKLGPKPTTFSGQRALDFVLRNQGLIDKTLLFDIELLKIIPNQ, from the exons ATGGACAGAAGGAAACTGCTGTTGGTCCCTGCGATTAGTATGGCCATTGCCTCCTTTCAGTACACTTTTGTCAAGGGAATAGCAAAAGCTGAATTTGCTGATA TGCCTGCACTTCGCGGTAAAGATTATGGAAAGACAAAAATGCGGTATCCAGATTACACTGAAACGGAATCAGGCCTCCAGTACAAG GACTTGCGGGTTGGTGATGGCCCTTCTCCAAAAAAAGGGGAGACTGTTGTT GTTGATTGGGATGGCTATACAATTGGGTACTATGGTCGTATCTTTGAAGCTCGAAACAAGACCAAAGGAGGTTCATTTGAG GGTGGTGACAAAGACTTCTTCAAGTTCAAAGTTGGATCAGGACAG GTCATACCAGCTTTTGAGGAGGCTATATCAGGCATGGCCCCAGGAGGTGTTAGGAG GATCATTGTACCACCGGATCTTGGATACCCAGATAATGACTACAACAAGTTGGGTCCAAAACCAACGACATTCTCG GGACAAAGAGCTCTTGATTTTGTTCTACGTAATCAAGGCTTAATAGATAAAACTCTCCTGTTTGACATCGAGCTTCTCAAGATAATTCCAAATCAGTAG
- the LOC103645273 gene encoding phospho-2-dehydro-3-deoxyheptonate aldolase 2, chloroplastic-like yields MSDKMNPSDLVKLIEILDPSNKPGRITIITRMGEENMRVKLPHLIRVVRNAGLIITWITDPMRGNTSKAPCGLKIRPFDSILAEVRAFFDVHDQEGSHPGGIHLEMTGQNVTECIGGSRTVTFDDLSDRYHTHCDPRLNASQSLELAFIIAERLRKRRMRSGLYNSLPLPPLAF; encoded by the exons ATGAGCGACAAAATGAACCCCAGTGACTTGGTGAAGCTGATTGAGATTCTGGACCCTTCAAACAAACCTGGAAGGATCACCATAATTACAAGGATGGGGGAAGAGAACATGAGAGTGAAGTTGCCTCATCTCATCCGTGTTGTTCGCAATGCTGGATTGATTATCACATGGATTACTGATCCTATGCGTGGAAACACCAGCAAGGCCCCTTGTGGCCTGAAGATTCGTCCATTCGACTCAATTCTG GCTGAAGTGCGTGCATTCTTCGACGTGCATGATCAAGAAGGAAGTCACCCAGGAGGCATCCACCTTGAAATGACTGGGCAGAACGTGACCGAGTGCATTGGTGGATCAAGGACTGTGACCTTTGATGACCTGAGCGACCGCTACCACACCCACTGTGACCCAAGGCTGAACGCCTCCCAGTCCCTGGAGCTTGCCTTCATCATTGCAGAGAGGCTCAGGAAGAGGAGGATGCGGTCGGGGCTCTACAACAGCCTGCCTCTGCCACCACTGGCTTTCTAA